One Serinicoccus chungangensis genomic window carries:
- a CDS encoding SDR family oxidoreductase has product MPAVLVTGAGRGIGEATALRLARAGWTVFAGVRSDPDPEASRPGSGTITRVLLDITDAAHVAALGDHLPDQLDALVNNAGIGVLGPVEAVSIPDFRRQFEVNLFGQVAVTQAVLPQIRACGGRIVFVSSTGGRAPVPMEGAYCASKFAVEAVADVLRVELRPWQIDVSLVEPGPTDTGPWRQIQSMLRDMEQGMAPRHRELYAQHISGMLRLVGTLQARTVPPDVVARVIERALTSRRPRARYAAGAQARAMMTVDQALPTRLNDAIGARLLGLRQP; this is encoded by the coding sequence ATGCCAGCAGTCCTCGTCACCGGAGCGGGCCGCGGGATAGGCGAGGCCACCGCGCTGCGGCTGGCCCGCGCCGGGTGGACCGTCTTCGCCGGGGTGCGCAGCGACCCCGACCCGGAGGCCTCTCGCCCCGGGAGCGGCACCATCACCCGGGTCCTGCTCGACATCACCGACGCGGCGCACGTCGCCGCCCTGGGGGACCACCTGCCCGACCAGCTGGACGCCCTCGTCAACAACGCCGGCATCGGTGTGCTCGGCCCGGTGGAGGCCGTCTCCATCCCCGACTTCCGCCGTCAGTTCGAGGTCAACCTCTTCGGCCAGGTCGCCGTCACGCAGGCCGTCCTCCCGCAGATCCGCGCGTGCGGCGGCCGCATCGTCTTCGTCTCCTCCACGGGCGGCCGGGCGCCGGTGCCGATGGAGGGCGCCTACTGTGCGTCGAAGTTCGCGGTGGAAGCCGTGGCGGACGTGCTCCGGGTCGAGCTCCGGCCCTGGCAGATCGACGTGTCGCTCGTGGAGCCCGGCCCCACCGACACGGGCCCGTGGCGGCAGATCCAGTCGATGCTGCGTGACATGGAGCAGGGTATGGCGCCCCGTCACCGCGAGCTCTACGCCCAGCACATCAGCGGCATGCTCAGGCTGGTCGGCACTCTGCAGGCCCGGACGGTGCCACCCGACGTGGTCGCCCGGGTGATCGAGCGGGCGCTGACCTCGCGCCGCCCTCGTGCGCGCTACGCCGCCGGGGCCCAGGCACGGGCCATGATGACCGTCGACCAGGCCCTGCCGACACGGCTCAACGACGCCATCGGGGCCCGTCTGCTCGGTCTGCGTCAGCCCTGA
- the cysM gene encoding cysteine synthase CysM, translated as MEDVIGGTPLVRLQRLPGPENERRGNVLLGKLEGNNPAGSVKDRPAMSMIRGAERRSEISPGDTLLEATSGNTGIGLAMAAAISGYPLVIVMPEDASTERIQTMKAYGAELVLTPAGGGMEEARDVVTRMEMEGKGRVLDQFGNPDNPRAHEDGTGPELWSQTDGRITHFVSAMGTTGTITGVSRFLKSRNPDVQIVGAQPAEGSRIPGIRAWPPEYVPRIFDPPAVDRTVEVAQPDAEEMARRMAREEGIFGGISAGGACWSALQVAEEVEGATIVFVVCDRGDRYLSSGVFPA; from the coding sequence ATGGAGGACGTCATCGGCGGCACCCCGCTGGTGCGTCTGCAGCGCCTCCCGGGGCCGGAGAACGAGCGGCGCGGCAACGTGCTGCTCGGCAAGCTCGAGGGCAACAACCCGGCCGGCTCGGTCAAGGACCGCCCGGCGATGAGCATGATCCGGGGCGCCGAGAGGCGGAGCGAGATCTCCCCCGGCGACACCCTCCTGGAGGCCACGTCCGGCAACACCGGGATCGGCCTGGCGATGGCGGCGGCGATCAGCGGCTACCCGCTGGTCATCGTCATGCCCGAGGACGCCTCCACCGAGCGCATCCAGACCATGAAGGCGTATGGCGCCGAGCTGGTCCTCACCCCGGCGGGGGGCGGCATGGAGGAGGCCCGCGACGTCGTGACCCGGATGGAGATGGAGGGCAAGGGGCGGGTCCTGGACCAGTTCGGCAACCCGGACAACCCCCGGGCCCACGAGGACGGCACGGGTCCGGAGCTGTGGAGCCAGACCGACGGCCGGATCACCCACTTCGTGTCCGCGATGGGCACCACCGGCACGATCACCGGGGTCTCGCGGTTCCTCAAGTCGCGCAACCCCGACGTCCAGATCGTCGGGGCGCAGCCCGCGGAGGGCTCGAGGATCCCCGGGATCCGCGCCTGGCCGCCGGAGTACGTGCCACGGATCTTCGACCCGCCCGCGGTGGACCGCACCGTGGAGGTCGCCCAGCCGGACGCCGAGGAGATGGCCCGTCGGATGGCTCGCGAGGAGGGCATCTTCGGCGGCATCTCCGCGGGCGGCGCCTGCTGGAGCGCCCTGCAGGTGGCCGAGGAGGTCGAGGGGGCGACGATCGTCTTCGTCGTCTGCGACCGCGGCGACCGGTACCTCTCCAGCGGCGTGTTCCCCGCCTGA
- a CDS encoding putative immunity protein, producing MILPEVRDPRLVTVRRGGLLSDADHALLALWAADCASHVLHLFEQQVPDDHRPRDAIAAARAWAAGDLGMMRARAAGGHAMGAARTLRGAARFAAYSAGQAACVGHVAEHDLGAAAYAIKAVVAAYPHDPDARRAERDWQRDQVPGHLSALVVEDQARRNDLCWSVFGD from the coding sequence GTGATCCTGCCCGAGGTGCGTGACCCCCGTCTCGTCACGGTCCGGCGGGGTGGGCTCCTCAGCGACGCCGACCACGCCCTCCTCGCCCTGTGGGCAGCGGACTGCGCCAGCCACGTGCTGCACCTCTTCGAGCAGCAGGTCCCGGACGACCACCGCCCGCGCGACGCCATCGCCGCCGCCCGCGCCTGGGCGGCGGGGGACCTGGGGATGATGCGGGCCAGGGCGGCGGGCGGACATGCCATGGGTGCCGCCCGGACGCTGCGCGGAGCGGCCCGGTTCGCCGCCTACTCCGCCGGTCAGGCCGCCTGCGTGGGGCACGTCGCCGAGCACGACCTCGGCGCCGCCGCCTACGCGATCAAGGCCGTCGTGGCGGCATACCCGCACGATCCGGACGCGCGCCGCGCGGAGCGCGACTGGCAGCGAGACCAGGTCCCCGGGCACCTGTCCGCCCTGGTCGTCGAGGACCAGGCTCGCCGCAACGACCTCTGCTGGTCGGTGTTCGGCGACTGA
- a CDS encoding GNAT family N-acetyltransferase: protein MERDEPVRLEFRQAGPGDAAAAHAAYRRIIDHLAATADFPHWHTENRPTETEVQDWVDAGELYLALDPTDGRVAGVVALNHDAPDAYRRASWALEAPPERVLVVHALGVCPDFLRRGVARFLVDATLDVAREKGCRAVRLDTYVENAAARGLYARCGFADLGVHTLHYEGTDLDQFHLFERVL from the coding sequence GTGGAACGCGACGAGCCCGTGCGCCTGGAGTTTCGTCAGGCAGGGCCCGGCGACGCCGCGGCCGCGCACGCGGCATACCGGCGGATCATCGACCACCTGGCCGCGACGGCGGACTTCCCCCACTGGCACACCGAGAACCGCCCGACCGAGACCGAGGTCCAGGACTGGGTCGACGCCGGCGAGCTGTACCTCGCGCTCGACCCGACGGACGGACGGGTCGCCGGGGTCGTAGCGCTGAACCACGACGCGCCTGACGCCTACCGGCGCGCGTCCTGGGCCCTCGAGGCACCTCCCGAGCGGGTGCTCGTGGTGCACGCCCTGGGGGTGTGCCCGGACTTCCTGCGCCGGGGCGTCGCGCGCTTCCTCGTCGACGCCACGCTGGACGTGGCGAGGGAGAAGGGGTGTCGCGCGGTCCGTCTGGACACCTACGTCGAGAACGCCGCGGCGCGTGGGCTCTACGCCCGCTGCGGGTTCGCCGACCTGGGCGTCCACACCCTGCACTACGAGGGCACCGACCTGGACCAGTTCCACCTCTTCGAGCGCGTGCTCTGA
- a CDS encoding VOC family protein, whose translation MSTLSPYISFAGTTQAAMQRYQQVFGGDLSMNTFGEYGMEGEGADGIMHAQLVAPSGLVIMASDTPPGMPAAGSDGNVSLSLSGDDETELRGYWDGLAQGGEVTMPLEPQMWGDTFGTLVDEFGVSWMVNIAGPHAS comes from the coding sequence ATGTCCACGCTCAGCCCCTACATCTCCTTCGCCGGCACCACCCAGGCGGCGATGCAGCGTTACCAGCAGGTCTTCGGTGGTGACCTCTCGATGAACACCTTCGGTGAGTACGGCATGGAGGGCGAGGGCGCCGACGGCATCATGCACGCGCAGCTCGTCGCTCCCTCCGGTCTCGTCATCATGGCCTCGGACACGCCTCCGGGTATGCCTGCCGCCGGCTCCGACGGCAACGTCTCGCTCAGCCTCAGCGGGGACGACGAGACCGAGCTGCGCGGCTACTGGGACGGGCTGGCGCAGGGTGGTGAGGTGACCATGCCGCTGGAGCCGCAGATGTGGGGCGACACCTTCGGCACGCTGGTCGACGAGTTCGGGGTGTCCTGGATGGTCAACATCGCGGGCCCGCACGCCTCGTGA
- a CDS encoding succinylglutamate desuccinylase/aspartoacylase family protein: MSTTRRRLRPSFPIGTVKVRTGSRREVSLPISRLVTGAEVSLPVHVLHGREDGPTLWLSAAIHGDEVVGIEVVRRVLARLDPKTIRGTVLAVPIVNVLGVMSGDRYLPDRRDLNRSFPGSARGSLAGRIAHLMMKEVIGPSDVGIDLHTGADRRSNLPQIRCDLEDEQTRGLAEAFGAPVAYHAKLRDGSLRYAARERGARVLLYEGGEAWRFDEWAIVAGVDGVLRVLAHLGMVDPEEVGIEPAESPSDICWRSGWVRARRTGIVHMDVALGQRVSEGERLGELFNSFGKRLAIVKADRDGVVIGRAEAPLVNRGDALVHIGEIESTDRSGLDEDARDTDTP; this comes from the coding sequence ATGAGCACGACCCGACGCCGGCTGCGGCCGTCCTTCCCCATCGGCACCGTCAAGGTGCGGACCGGCAGCCGCCGGGAGGTCTCGCTCCCGATCTCCCGCCTGGTCACCGGAGCCGAGGTGAGCCTGCCGGTGCACGTGCTCCACGGGCGGGAGGACGGGCCGACGCTGTGGCTGAGCGCAGCGATCCACGGCGACGAGGTCGTCGGCATCGAGGTGGTGCGGCGGGTGCTGGCCCGGCTCGACCCCAAGACCATCCGCGGCACCGTCCTCGCCGTGCCGATCGTCAACGTGCTCGGGGTCATGTCGGGCGACCGCTACCTGCCGGACCGCCGCGACCTCAACCGCAGCTTCCCCGGATCGGCGCGCGGGTCGCTCGCCGGCCGGATCGCGCACCTCATGATGAAGGAGGTCATCGGCCCCTCCGACGTCGGCATCGACCTGCACACCGGGGCCGACCGGCGTTCCAACCTGCCGCAGATCCGCTGCGACCTCGAGGACGAGCAGACCCGGGGGCTGGCGGAGGCGTTCGGGGCGCCCGTGGCCTACCACGCCAAGCTCCGGGACGGCTCGCTGCGGTATGCCGCCCGCGAGCGGGGCGCGCGGGTGCTGCTCTACGAGGGCGGCGAGGCGTGGCGCTTCGACGAGTGGGCGATCGTCGCCGGCGTCGACGGGGTGCTGCGGGTGCTGGCGCACCTCGGGATGGTCGACCCCGAGGAGGTGGGGATCGAGCCCGCGGAGAGCCCCAGCGACATCTGCTGGCGCAGCGGCTGGGTCCGGGCGCGGCGCACCGGCATCGTGCACATGGACGTCGCGCTCGGGCAGCGGGTGAGCGAGGGGGAGCGGCTCGGCGAGCTGTTCAACTCCTTCGGCAAGCGGCTGGCCATCGTCAAGGCCGACCGCGACGGCGTGGTCATCGGCCGCGCCGAGGCGCCGCTGGTCAACCGGGGTGATGCGCTCGTGCATATCGGGGAGATCGAGTCGACCGACCGGTCCGGCCTGGACGAGGACGCCCGGGACACCGACACCCCCTGA
- a CDS encoding ATP-dependent zinc protease: MTGSNHLTTDRAVVGWREWVQIPRIDVPWIKAKIDTGAKTSALHAFDLRGFDRGGRDWVSFSVHPWQASAEDSVAVELPVHDSRSVRSSSGHEEQRYVVLLPLVLGGHDVQAEVTLTDRDEMGFRMLVGREALVQGFLVDPSVSYAGGRPERAVRRRNWGKR; the protein is encoded by the coding sequence GTGACAGGGTCGAACCATCTCACCACAGATCGCGCCGTCGTCGGATGGCGGGAGTGGGTGCAGATCCCGCGGATCGACGTGCCGTGGATCAAGGCCAAGATCGACACCGGCGCCAAGACCTCGGCGCTCCACGCCTTCGACCTGCGCGGCTTCGACCGCGGCGGGCGGGACTGGGTGAGCTTCAGCGTCCACCCGTGGCAGGCGAGCGCCGAGGACTCCGTCGCCGTCGAGCTGCCGGTGCACGACTCGCGCTCGGTCCGCTCCTCCTCCGGGCACGAGGAGCAGCGGTATGTCGTGCTCCTCCCGCTCGTCCTCGGGGGCCACGACGTGCAGGCCGAGGTGACGCTGACCGACCGTGACGAGATGGGCTTCCGGATGCTCGTCGGGCGGGAGGCGCTGGTCCAGGGCTTCCTCGTCGACCCGTCGGTCAGCTACGCCGGTGGCCGGCCGGAGCGGGCCGTGCGGCGGCGCAACTGGGGCAAGCGATGA
- the rimK gene encoding 30S ribosomal protein S6--L-glutamate ligase, with the protein MKLAILSRSLRAYSTQRLRTAALERGHQVKVLDTLRFGIDLSGDEPDLHFRGRPLSTYDAVLPRVGASVTYFGTAVVRQFEQMDVYTPNTANGIMNSRDKLRATQILSRHNIGMPATAFVRNRAEIPHAIEMVGGAPVVVKLLEGTQGIGVILAPTMKVAEAIIETLHGTNQQVLIQRFVKESKGKDVRALVVGDRVVAAMRRRAQGDEFRSNVHRGGSVERVELDPEYEEIAVRAAHIMGLRVAGVDMLEGNDGPLVMEVNSSPGLQGIEAATKLDVAGAIVDYIADQSGFPDIDVRQRLAVSTGYGVAEIAVMSGSELVGQTIEASGLWEKDIQVLTLHRGTRVVPNPSGDKVLEDGDRLLCFGKHEHMRSLIPARSRRPRRVRKLPKTPILEDVPTA; encoded by the coding sequence ATGAAGCTCGCCATCCTGTCCCGCTCGCTGCGCGCCTACTCCACCCAACGGCTGCGGACCGCCGCCCTCGAGCGCGGCCACCAGGTCAAGGTCCTCGACACGCTGCGCTTCGGCATCGACCTGTCCGGCGACGAGCCCGACCTGCACTTCCGCGGCCGGCCGCTGTCGACCTACGACGCCGTGCTCCCCCGCGTCGGCGCGTCGGTGACCTACTTCGGGACGGCGGTGGTGCGGCAGTTCGAGCAGATGGACGTCTACACGCCCAACACCGCCAACGGCATCATGAACAGCCGCGACAAGCTGCGGGCCACCCAGATCCTGTCTCGCCACAACATCGGGATGCCGGCGACGGCGTTCGTGCGCAACCGCGCCGAGATCCCGCACGCCATCGAGATGGTCGGCGGGGCGCCGGTGGTCGTCAAGCTGCTCGAGGGCACCCAGGGGATCGGCGTCATCCTCGCCCCGACGATGAAGGTTGCCGAGGCGATCATCGAGACCCTGCACGGCACCAACCAGCAGGTGCTCATCCAGCGCTTCGTCAAGGAGTCCAAGGGCAAGGACGTGCGGGCCCTCGTCGTCGGCGACCGGGTCGTCGCGGCGATGCGGCGGCGCGCGCAGGGCGACGAGTTCCGCTCCAACGTGCACCGCGGCGGGAGCGTGGAGCGGGTCGAGCTCGACCCGGAGTACGAGGAGATCGCCGTCCGCGCCGCCCACATCATGGGCCTGCGCGTCGCCGGCGTCGACATGCTCGAGGGCAACGACGGCCCGCTCGTCATGGAGGTCAACTCCTCCCCCGGCCTGCAGGGCATCGAGGCCGCCACCAAGCTCGACGTCGCCGGCGCGATCGTCGACTACATCGCCGACCAGTCCGGCTTCCCCGACATCGACGTGCGCCAGCGGCTCGCCGTCTCGACGGGGTATGGCGTCGCCGAAATCGCGGTCATGTCCGGCTCCGAGCTGGTCGGGCAGACGATCGAGGCCTCCGGGCTGTGGGAGAAGGACATCCAGGTGCTCACCCTGCACCGCGGCACCCGGGTGGTGCCCAACCCCTCGGGCGACAAGGTGCTCGAGGACGGCGACCGGCTGCTGTGCTTCGGCAAGCACGAGCACATGCGCTCGCTCATCCCCGCGCGGTCGCGGCGGCCCCGGCGGGTCCGCAAGCTGCCGAAGACGCCGATCCTCGAGGACGTGCCCACGGCCTGA
- a CDS encoding SDR family oxidoreductase has protein sequence MRIAIVGGHGKIAMLLHPLLGGHDVGAVIRNPDQSQDVTEAGATPVVADVGSMDTDEMTTLLEGYDLVIWSAGAGGGDPERTVAVDRDAAIRTMDAAERAGVGRYLMVSYLGAREDHGVPEDNAFFTYAESKAAADAHLRASGLDWTIIAPGALSLDEPTGRIEVLGDGTGDVQTPEGRQVSRADVAAVLAAAVDRTDLSGRMIEFLNGDTPIDAVARTA, from the coding sequence ATGCGTATAGCCATTGTCGGAGGACACGGAAAGATCGCCATGCTGCTGCACCCCCTGCTGGGTGGGCACGACGTCGGCGCGGTGATCCGCAACCCGGACCAGTCGCAGGACGTCACCGAGGCGGGGGCGACCCCGGTCGTCGCGGACGTCGGGTCGATGGACACCGACGAGATGACCACCCTGCTGGAGGGCTACGACCTCGTCATCTGGTCCGCCGGAGCCGGCGGCGGCGACCCGGAGCGCACCGTCGCGGTGGACCGCGACGCCGCGATCCGGACGATGGACGCCGCCGAGCGCGCGGGCGTCGGCCGCTACCTCATGGTCAGCTACCTGGGGGCCCGCGAGGACCACGGCGTGCCCGAGGACAACGCCTTCTTCACGTATGCCGAGTCCAAGGCGGCCGCGGACGCGCACCTGCGTGCCAGCGGTCTCGACTGGACGATCATCGCCCCCGGTGCGCTCAGCCTGGACGAGCCGACCGGCCGCATCGAGGTGCTGGGCGACGGCACCGGTGACGTGCAGACGCCGGAGGGTCGTCAGGTCAGCCGGGCCGACGTGGCCGCGGTGCTGGCCGCCGCGGTGGACCGCACCGACCTCAGCGGCCGGATGATCGAGTTCCTCAACGGCGACACGCCGATCGACGCGGTGGCCCGCACGGCCTGA
- a CDS encoding SRPBCC family protein, whose translation MPTPPQAPDRDRWFTFREDWVLPVEPAVVLDRLVDLGAYPSWWRQVRSVEQLSPDRARVRARSVLPVPLDLVLTREREDRETGQLRVDVDGDLQGYVEVQVTPAPGGCRMVWEQRVLLAKPGLRHLAALPPARWVLRANHAAMMRSARAGLGRRAR comes from the coding sequence ATGCCGACCCCACCGCAGGCTCCGGACCGGGACCGCTGGTTCACCTTCCGCGAGGACTGGGTCCTCCCGGTCGAGCCCGCGGTGGTGCTGGACCGACTCGTCGACCTCGGGGCATACCCGTCCTGGTGGCGGCAGGTGCGCAGCGTCGAGCAGCTGAGCCCGGACCGCGCGCGGGTGCGGGCGCGCTCCGTGCTGCCCGTCCCGCTCGACCTGGTCCTCACCCGCGAGCGCGAGGACCGGGAGACCGGGCAGCTGCGGGTCGACGTCGACGGCGACCTGCAGGGGTATGTCGAGGTGCAGGTCACCCCGGCCCCCGGCGGCTGCCGCATGGTCTGGGAGCAGCGGGTGCTGCTGGCCAAGCCCGGGCTGCGGCACCTGGCCGCGCTGCCGCCCGCCCGCTGGGTGCTGCGCGCCAACCACGCCGCGATGATGCGCTCGGCCCGAGCCGGTCTGGGCCGGAGGGCCCGCTGA
- a CDS encoding sirohydrochlorin chelatase has protein sequence MSRPLVVAAHGTASPDGQAVVRRCADGAAAALGMPVPALVGYVDVCGPTLDEVLADVTDPVVVPFFLASGYHVKHDVPSALEALPGSTLTPALGAADEVVDALADRVREIDADADAVLVVGAGSSVDAARAEVARVAELVGSRLGTATATAFLSGPGPRAACALTALRIAGHARMVLATHLLSPGYFATKAQRIAEAGGAVATGPLGTHDLLRDLVVRRYREAATGEPAR, from the coding sequence ATGAGCCGGCCCCTCGTCGTCGCCGCGCACGGCACCGCCAGCCCGGACGGGCAGGCGGTCGTGCGCCGGTGCGCCGACGGCGCAGCGGCGGCGCTGGGGATGCCCGTCCCCGCCCTCGTCGGCTACGTCGACGTCTGCGGCCCGACCCTGGACGAGGTGCTGGCCGACGTCACTGACCCGGTGGTGGTGCCGTTCTTCCTCGCCTCGGGGTACCACGTGAAACACGACGTCCCCTCGGCGCTCGAGGCGCTGCCGGGGTCGACGCTGACGCCGGCGCTCGGGGCTGCCGACGAGGTCGTCGACGCCCTGGCCGACCGGGTCCGCGAGATCGACGCGGACGCCGACGCGGTCCTGGTGGTCGGGGCCGGGTCCAGCGTCGACGCCGCCCGCGCCGAGGTGGCCCGGGTCGCCGAGCTGGTCGGTTCCCGCCTGGGCACGGCCACCGCCACGGCCTTCCTCAGCGGCCCCGGCCCGCGGGCGGCCTGCGCGCTCACCGCGCTGCGGATCGCCGGGCATGCCCGCATGGTGCTGGCGACCCACCTGCTCTCGCCCGGCTACTTCGCGACCAAGGCGCAGCGGATCGCCGAGGCCGGGGGCGCGGTCGCCACCGGCCCTCTCGGCACCCACGACCTCCTCCGCGACCTGGTCGTCCGGCGCTACCGGGAGGCCGCGACGGGCGAGCCGGCCCGCTGA
- the cobA gene encoding uroporphyrinogen-III C-methyltransferase — translation MSGPFLLGLSLSGRRVVAVGGGPVTARRVADLLAEGAAVEVVSPELCPALTASLSERTTLSWTPRRYAGARDLDGAFLVHTATGDPETDRRVAADAEARHTFCVSAGDAAAGSAQVPARAAVPTPAGEVRVAVHAGGDPRRAAGIRTDLADHLTGGVVDLRARRPHGGWVALVGAGPGEEQLLTRRATTLLAAADVVVADRLVPQAVLARLPETVRVVDVGKQPQHHPVPQEEINRILVEEARRGQGVVRLKGGDPYVLGRGGEERAACEEAGVPVEVVPGITSAVSVPAAAGIPVTHRGLARGFTVVTGHEELPGLPTGTDHTLVVLMGVAGLRETASRLVAAGRPEACPVGIVERGWTAEQRVTLGTLADIAGRAEQVGVTSPAVVVVGDVVTLAHGWAEQGEGAGGPGPSADAAASDDVSERSTRHLAAHAVA, via the coding sequence ATGAGCGGACCGTTCCTGCTGGGGCTGTCCCTGTCGGGGCGGCGCGTCGTCGCCGTGGGCGGCGGGCCCGTCACTGCCCGCCGGGTCGCCGACCTGCTCGCCGAGGGCGCCGCGGTCGAGGTCGTCAGCCCCGAGCTGTGCCCCGCGCTCACCGCGTCGCTGTCCGAGCGCACCACCCTGTCGTGGACCCCGCGCCGGTATGCCGGTGCCCGCGACCTCGACGGCGCCTTCCTCGTGCACACCGCGACCGGCGACCCGGAGACGGACCGCCGGGTCGCGGCGGACGCCGAGGCACGGCATACCTTCTGCGTGAGCGCCGGGGACGCGGCCGCGGGGAGCGCGCAGGTCCCGGCCCGTGCCGCCGTACCGACCCCCGCCGGGGAGGTCCGGGTCGCCGTGCACGCCGGGGGCGACCCGCGCCGTGCGGCGGGCATCCGCACCGACCTCGCCGACCACCTCACCGGAGGCGTCGTCGACCTGCGTGCCCGGCGCCCGCACGGCGGCTGGGTCGCGCTCGTCGGCGCGGGTCCGGGCGAGGAGCAGCTGCTCACCCGCCGCGCCACCACCCTGCTGGCGGCGGCCGACGTCGTCGTGGCCGACCGGTTGGTCCCGCAGGCGGTGCTGGCCCGGCTGCCCGAGACCGTGCGCGTCGTCGACGTGGGCAAGCAGCCGCAGCACCACCCGGTGCCGCAGGAGGAGATCAACCGCATCCTCGTCGAGGAGGCCCGGCGGGGGCAGGGGGTCGTGCGGCTCAAGGGCGGCGACCCCTACGTCCTCGGCCGCGGTGGCGAGGAGCGGGCGGCGTGCGAGGAGGCGGGGGTGCCGGTCGAGGTCGTCCCGGGCATCACCAGCGCCGTGTCCGTCCCCGCCGCGGCGGGCATCCCGGTCACCCACCGCGGGCTGGCGCGTGGCTTCACCGTCGTGACCGGGCACGAGGAGCTCCCCGGGCTGCCCACGGGCACCGACCACACCCTCGTCGTGCTCATGGGGGTCGCCGGGCTGCGCGAGACCGCCTCCCGTCTGGTCGCCGCGGGGCGGCCGGAGGCCTGCCCGGTGGGCATCGTCGAGCGCGGCTGGACCGCCGAGCAGCGGGTCACCCTCGGCACGCTCGCCGACATCGCCGGTCGGGCCGAGCAGGTGGGCGTCACCTCGCCCGCCGTCGTCGTCGTCGGTGACGTCGTCACCCTGGCGCACGGGTGGGCGGAGCAGGGCGAGGGCGCGGGCGGGCCTGGGCCTTCCGCCGACGCCGCCGCCTCCGACGATGTCAGCGAGCGGTCCACCCGCCACCTCGCCGCCCACGCCGTCGCATGA
- a CDS encoding phosphoadenylyl-sulfate reductase, which produces MSTTTLHLASPTERDQRARLRALAAEAAEELIDADADTVLAWAARTFGKRLAVTSSMAEAVLPHLASRHRPGVDVLFLDTGYHFEQTLQTRDRVAAQLDVTVVDVRPQRTVAEQDAELGPRLHERDPGACCALRKVEPLRRALAGYDAWVTGVRRAESPTRAGTPLVAFDESFGVVKINPLAAWSDAELALYAELHDLPANPLLDQGYPSIGCGPCTRRVAPGEDPRAGRWSGSAKTECGLHGGPAADEREREAS; this is translated from the coding sequence ATGAGCACGACCACCCTGCACCTGGCGTCCCCGACCGAGCGCGACCAGCGCGCGCGGCTGCGGGCCCTCGCCGCCGAGGCCGCGGAGGAGCTGATCGACGCCGACGCCGACACCGTGCTGGCCTGGGCCGCCCGGACCTTCGGCAAGCGGCTGGCGGTGACCTCGAGCATGGCCGAGGCGGTGCTGCCGCACCTGGCCTCGCGGCACCGGCCGGGCGTCGACGTGCTGTTCCTCGACACCGGCTACCACTTCGAGCAGACCCTGCAGACCCGCGACCGCGTCGCCGCGCAGCTCGACGTCACCGTCGTCGACGTGCGCCCGCAGCGCACCGTGGCCGAGCAGGACGCCGAGCTCGGGCCGCGGCTGCACGAGCGTGACCCCGGCGCCTGCTGCGCCCTGCGCAAGGTCGAGCCGCTGCGCCGGGCGCTGGCCGGCTACGACGCGTGGGTCACCGGCGTCCGCCGGGCCGAGAGCCCGACCCGGGCGGGCACGCCGCTGGTGGCCTTCGACGAGTCGTTCGGGGTGGTCAAGATCAACCCGCTGGCCGCCTGGAGCGACGCGGAGCTCGCGCTCTACGCCGAGCTCCACGACCTGCCGGCCAACCCGCTGCTGGACCAGGGCTACCCTTCGATCGGGTGCGGCCCGTGCACCCGCAGGGTCGCCCCGGGCGAGGACCCGAGGGCGGGCCGCTGGTCGGGCTCCGCCAAGACCGAGTGCGGCCTGCACGGCGGGCCGGCAGCCGACGAGCGCGAGAGGGAGGCGTCATGA
- a CDS encoding GntR family transcriptional regulator: protein MFDGRDPIYLQIAEAIRGEILTGALQEGNQVMSTTQYATTYRINPATAAKAFAELVAEEVLVKQRGVGMFVAEGATSRLRATRREAFFDERLAPVVREAAALGITAAELTAYLHTHLDQEDDR from the coding sequence ATGTTCGACGGACGGGACCCCATCTACCTGCAGATCGCCGAGGCGATCCGCGGGGAGATCCTCACCGGCGCCCTGCAGGAGGGGAACCAGGTGATGTCCACCACGCAGTACGCCACGACCTACCGCATCAACCCCGCCACCGCCGCCAAGGCGTTCGCCGAGCTGGTCGCCGAGGAGGTCCTCGTCAAGCAGCGCGGCGTCGGGATGTTCGTCGCCGAGGGCGCGACGAGCCGGTTGCGCGCCACCCGGAGGGAGGCGTTCTTCGACGAGCGCCTCGCCCCCGTCGTGCGCGAGGCCGCCGCCCTCGGGATCACCGCCGCCGAGCTGACGGCATACCTGCACACCCACCTCGACCAGGAGGACGACCGATGA